The Osmia lignaria lignaria isolate PbOS001 chromosome 14, iyOsmLign1, whole genome shotgun sequence genome has a window encoding:
- the Daao1 gene encoding D-amino acid oxidase 1, translating into MKVAIVGGGIVGLTTALQLQNELRNAQVTVFATDFDNTVSHVAAGLFRIGSSYSGPTEKITKEWIQNSYEYYDNIRKTEEAPLAGITAISGYMFANSSPETVKSHWIEDLVPIYRRATEEEFNLVGGVWKYGSFFTTLLTECKLHLPWARKQLQDNGTKLIVRKLNSLKELTFNWNLIFNCTGLGARSLCNDRHLVSMRGQVLKVKAPWMKTFFYGEVDTYIIPGFNGVVTLGGSRNFDSENMKVCPYESAAIRERCENVVPALKKAELLREEVGLRPHRTQNVRVEAEWITNEDSKAILVHNYGHGGYGVCTAPGTTKYAIHLAKEMHKSSVAKL; encoded by the exons atgaaagtagcCATTGTCGGAGGCGGAATAGTTGGTTTGACAACAGCGTTGCAGTTGCAAAATGAATTACGTAACGCTCAAGTTACAGTTTTCGCTACTGATTTTGATAATACTGTCAGTCATGTTGCTGCCGGACTATTCAGAATTGGCTCCTCGTACTCTGGACCTACTGAGAAGATAACAAA GGAATGGATACAAAACTCTTACGAGTATTATGATAACATTCGAAAAACTGAAGAAGCTCCACTTGCTGGTATAACAGCAATTTCCGGTTACATGTTCGCAAATTCTTCTCCGGAAACGGTTAAG AGTCACTGGATTGAAGATTTAGTACCAATATACAGGAGAGCTACAGAGgaagaatttaatttagttGGAGGTGTTTGGAAATACGGATCGTTTTTCACAACTCTCCTTACTGAATGTAAACTGCATCTTCCATGGGCTCGGAAACA GCTACAAGATAATGGAACCAAACTCATAGTTAGGAAGCTGAACTCCTTAAAAGAACTTACCTTCAATtggaatttgatttttaattgtaCAGGTTTAGGAGCAAGGTCTCTGTGTAACGATAGACACTTGGTTTCTATGAGAGGTCAAGTACTCAAA gtaAAAGCACCATGGATGAAAACATTCTTCTACGGGGAAGTAGATACATATATTATACCTGGCTTTAACGGTGTCGTTACTCTTGGTGGTTCAAGAAACTTTGATTCTGAAAATATGAAAGTTTGTCCTTACGAATCTGCAGCAATTCGGGAGAGATGCGAGAACGTTGTTCCAGCTCTTAAGAAAGCAGAACTTTTAAGAGAAGAGGTTGGATTGAGGCCTCACAGAACGCAGAACGTGAGAGTAGAAGCTGAATGGATTACAAATGAAGATTCTAAAGCTATT CTGGTGCACAATTATGGACACGGAGGATATGGAGTATGCACTGCTCCTGGTACTACTAAATATGCCATTCATTTGGCGAAGGAAATGCATAAGTCTTCTGTTGCaaaactttga